From a region of the Methanolobus tindarius DSM 2278 genome:
- a CDS encoding PRC-barrel domain-containing protein: MANVFAKNLSSKQVMATDGTEIGILYNIVMDIKSGDLIDLIVKPDMSLDTSKYKTDEQYILLPFESVRAIKDYIVVDKNIARGLTPEPVEI, translated from the coding sequence ATGGCAAATGTCTTTGCAAAGAACCTTTCGAGCAAACAGGTAATGGCAACAGATGGAACAGAAATTGGCATATTATACAATATTGTAATGGATATCAAATCAGGAGACCTCATTGACCTCATAGTTAAACCGGACATGAGTCTTGACACTTCCAAATATAAGACAGACGAGCAGTACATACTGCTGCCTTTTGAGTCAGTCAGAGCCATAAAGGACTATATCGTTGTCGATAAGAATATAGCCCGCGGCTTAACTCCTGAACCTGTAGAAATATAA
- a CDS encoding phosphoglycolate phosphatase, producing MKFKAIVIDIDGTITHRDRKLSLTAAAKLRALDIPVVIATGNVLCYAKATAKLVGVCCNIIAENGGVIIDGFDNDPIVSDVIHECEEAYEFLSSEFNMEKLDSVHRRTEIVLRSNFDVEKAREVLGTHFPNVEIIDTHFAIHIKSKKINKGTGLFKMAEMMGLETTDFVAIGDSINDLEMLQEAGFAVAVGNADDFLKDIADYVSEASYGDGTVEAIDYLISSGLI from the coding sequence ATGAAATTCAAGGCCATTGTAATTGACATCGATGGAACCATTACTCACAGGGATCGTAAGCTCAGTCTGACTGCTGCTGCCAAATTGCGTGCACTTGACATTCCTGTTGTGATTGCCACAGGAAATGTTCTCTGTTATGCAAAAGCAACAGCTAAACTCGTGGGTGTATGCTGCAATATAATAGCAGAGAATGGTGGTGTTATTATCGATGGATTTGATAATGATCCAATAGTTTCTGATGTAATCCATGAGTGTGAGGAAGCCTACGAATTCCTCTCTTCTGAATTTAACATGGAGAAGCTGGACTCGGTTCACAGGAGAACTGAAATTGTCCTAAGAAGTAATTTTGATGTGGAAAAAGCACGTGAAGTCCTGGGAACACATTTCCCCAATGTTGAGATTATAGACACTCATTTTGCCATACACATCAAGAGTAAAAAAATAAACAAGGGAACAGGGCTTTTTAAAATGGCAGAGATGATGGGTCTTGAAACCACGGATTTCGTTGCCATAGGTGACTCTATCAATGATCTGGAAATGCTTCAGGAAGCAGGCTTTGCGGTTGCTGTAGGTAACGCTGATGATTTCCTGAAAGATATAGCAGACTATGTAAGTGAAGCAAGCTATGGTGATGGCACTGTGGAAGCAATAGATTATCTGATATCAAGCGGATTGATTTAA